One stretch of Gemmatimonadales bacterium DNA includes these proteins:
- a CDS encoding biotin--[acetyl-CoA-carboxylase] ligase, translated as MTYDGLDERSLARLLAAPLVVARSTLPSTLDLAHELGATNAPSGSVVLADEQTAGRGRQGRTWHSPAGAGVWMAVLLRPARPPRGGALAIRAGLALVEAVAEAAPELAPRLKWPNDLIVAGLKAGGVLCEARWSGDQLGWVAVGIGINVKGSVAAAVRDRAIALADVAPGVTRLGLATALVPRVAGLGALPPELDQAERERFVAVSWSGGAGEPQAVGLDSDGALLVRAANGELDRRVIAS; from the coding sequence GTGACCTACGACGGGCTGGACGAGCGCTCGCTCGCGCGGCTCCTGGCGGCGCCGCTCGTGGTGGCCCGGTCCACTCTCCCCTCCACGCTCGATCTCGCGCACGAGCTGGGCGCGACCAACGCGCCTTCGGGATCCGTCGTGCTCGCCGACGAGCAGACCGCGGGGCGCGGCCGCCAGGGACGCACCTGGCACTCGCCCGCTGGAGCGGGCGTCTGGATGGCGGTGCTGCTCAGGCCCGCTCGGCCACCGCGGGGCGGCGCGCTGGCGATCCGCGCGGGGCTGGCACTGGTGGAAGCCGTTGCCGAAGCCGCCCCGGAGTTGGCGCCCCGCCTCAAGTGGCCGAACGACCTGATCGTTGCGGGGCTCAAGGCGGGCGGCGTCCTGTGCGAGGCCCGCTGGTCCGGGGATCAGCTCGGGTGGGTAGCGGTCGGCATCGGGATCAACGTGAAGGGGTCAGTCGCGGCGGCGGTGCGTGACCGCGCCATCGCGCTGGCCGACGTCGCGCCGGGCGTGACGCGGCTGGGACTCGCCACGGCGCTGGTCCCTCGGGTAGCCGGGCTCGGCGCATTGCCGCCGGAGCTGGACCAGGCCGAGCGGGAGCGGTTCGTGGCGGTATCCTGGAGCGGCGGGGCGGGCGAGCCCCAGGCGGTCGGGCTCGACTCGGACGGCGCCCTTCTGGTTCGTGCGGCGAACGGCGAGCTTGACCGCCGGGTCATCGCGTCCTAG
- a CDS encoding type III pantothenate kinase: protein MLLALDVGNTEITIGLFAAAELERSWRIMTHPDRTPDEWAALFRALFGQAGLDITEVDGSIVASVVPNTTDAIADGLLDATGTTPVIVGPDSPLPIRLDVEEPQTVGADRMVNTIAASRLFRADTIVVDFGTATTLDCITKDGRFLGGIIAPGIKTAGENLVRRAAKLSATELTPPTKALGRRTEDCIRAGIIFGAADAVDGMVRRLKAEWPTRDVPRVIATGGFAALVAKFSSEIEEVHPDLTLQGLRIAAELMEGKGKA, encoded by the coding sequence ATGCTACTGGCCCTCGACGTCGGAAACACCGAGATCACCATCGGGCTCTTCGCCGCCGCGGAGCTCGAGCGCAGCTGGCGCATCATGACCCATCCGGACCGCACGCCGGACGAGTGGGCGGCGCTGTTTCGCGCCCTCTTCGGCCAGGCCGGGCTCGACATCACGGAGGTCGATGGAAGCATCGTCGCTTCCGTGGTTCCGAACACGACCGACGCGATCGCCGACGGATTGCTCGACGCGACCGGCACGACGCCGGTGATAGTGGGACCCGACTCACCGCTGCCCATCCGGCTGGACGTCGAGGAGCCGCAGACGGTGGGGGCGGACCGCATGGTGAACACGATCGCCGCGAGCCGGCTCTTCCGCGCCGACACCATAGTCGTGGACTTCGGCACTGCGACGACGCTCGATTGCATCACCAAGGACGGCCGGTTCCTGGGCGGGATCATCGCGCCCGGGATCAAGACCGCGGGGGAGAACCTGGTGCGCCGCGCCGCCAAGCTCTCGGCCACCGAGCTCACCCCGCCCACCAAGGCGCTGGGCCGGCGCACCGAAGACTGTATCCGCGCGGGAATCATCTTCGGCGCGGCGGACGCGGTGGACGGCATGGTGCGGCGCCTCAAGGCCGAGTGGCCGACGCGCGACGTTCCGCGGGTCATCGCGACCGGCGGCTTCGCGGCGCTGGTCGCCAAGTTCTCCTCCGAGATCGAGGAGGTGCACCCCGACCTCACGCTGCAGGGGCTCCGGATCGCCGCGGAGCTCATGGAGGGGAAGGGAAAGGCGTGA